From Mustela erminea isolate mMusErm1 chromosome 1, mMusErm1.Pri, whole genome shotgun sequence, a single genomic window includes:
- the TLE6 gene encoding transducin-like enhancer protein 6 isoform X4, with amino-acid sequence MTFLEPTASWGSQRHQSLTKEQRSPWAPCLKMTSWGHPSPQKHPPGMMGPPGTLAPSELSCPAVLDQLRHEFPRFPPHLAAQVESVNLTPQKIRQGLQEHHKQMESFLRTVETGSQALGFQSAEASPEASLHPEAETPQPSGLQGPPFEDVLAARSSDWLRQPSRAGTGPPMPDMQSPWDPEPRFWQDVLTEQLWQIFTGTHKRDQRRRIPATERLPGLGSQDAGPQDSGLEPRSEDALVPSPSEPSPSSPEGSGEESAEPGLPGLDTEGTLSRRVAQAPAGRAYRFLKPVCWDPEDFEDTWKRPDALPWQSQKAAIPRRAEKLRTLKHGEPVLATAVSSCTRHAFTCGRGGVKVWSLVGGGLEDRHPETHLRVQTPQAYLRTCLLSPTSTTLLTGGHNLAGVSVWDLTAPSLRVSGELPCAGLTCQALASGPEATLAFAGFTDGTVRVWDLRDQSIVRDLPGPPNGTKSIAVKDQNVWTGGLDTCLRCWDLRTPGEPLEYQFESQIMSLSPSPQEDWVLVGTASGQQWLQPTRGGQKHMVGCKDGTILGLKFSPLGQWWVSVGTDDLVSIYGMPGGTVVFQVPETSSILCCDVSPNNRLVVTGSEDHALVYQITY; translated from the exons ATGACTTTCCTGGAGCCCACTGCTAGCTGGGGCAGCCAGAGGCACCAGAGTTTGACAAAGGAACAGAGG AGTCCTTGGGCCCCCTGCCTGAAAATGACCTCTTGGGGCCATCCTAGCCCCCAGAAGCACCCTCCAGGGATGATGGGGCCCCCAGGAACTCTG GCTCCTTCTGAACTGAGCTGTCCGGCCGTCCTGGATCAACTCCGGCACGAGTTCCCCAG GTTCCCCCCTCACCTGGCGGCGCAGGTGGAGAGCGTGAACTTGACG CCCCAGAAGATCCGGCAGGGTCTCCAGGAGCATCACAAGCAG ATGGAGAGCTTCCTGCGGACAGTGGAGACCgggagccaggccctgggcttcCAGTCTGCGGAG GCCAGCCCCGAGGCTTCCCTGCATCCAGAGGCCGAGACCCCACAGCCCTCCGGGCTCCAGGGGCCACCCTTCGAAGACGTCCTGGCCGCGAGGTCCTCAGACTGGCTGCGGCAGCCCTCCAGAGCAGGCACCGGGCCCCCCATGCCGGACATGCAGTCCCCCTGGGACCCCGAGCCCCGGTTTTGGCAGGACGTTCTGACTGAGCAGCTCTGGCAGATCTTTACGGGGACCCACAAGAGGGACCAGCGCCGCAGAA tcccAGCGACAGAGAGGTTGCCAGGCCTG GGGAGCCAGGACGCAGGACCACAGGACTCAGGACTGGAACCACGGAGCGAAGATGCTTTGG TGCCCAGCCCATCCgagccctcccccagctcccctgaGGGCTCCGGAGAAGAAAGCGCAGAGCCAGGCCTGCCAGGCCTGGACACTGAGGGGACGCTCTCCCGCCGCGTGGCCCAG GCGCCTGCTGGGAGAGCCTACCGGTTCCTGAAGCCCGT ATGCTGGGACCCTGAGGATTTCGAGGACACGTGGAAGAGACCAGATGCCTTGCCCTGGCAATCCCAGAAGGCAGCCATCCCGCGCAGAGCGGAGAAGTTGCGGACGCTAAAGCACGGGGAGCCGGTGCTCGCCACGGCCGTCAGCAGCTGCACACGACACGCGTTCACCTGCGGCCGCGGCGGCGTCAAAGTGTGGAGCCTGGTGGGCGGGGGGCTGGAGGACCGGCACCCTGAGACCCACCTGCGTGTACAG ACCCCCCAGGCCTACCTGCGCACCTGCCTGCTGTCACCGACCAGCACGACCCTGCTGACGGGCGGCCACAACCTGGCCGGCGTGAGTGTGTGGGACCTGACCGCGCCCTCCCTGCGTGTGAGCGGCGAGCTGCCCTGCGCAGGCCTCACCTGCCAGGCCCTGGCCTCCGGCCCCGAGGCCACCCTGGCCTTCGCGGGCTTCACCGACGGCACAGTCAGGGTCTGGGACTTGCGAGACCAGAGCATTGTCAG GGACCTGCCGGGGCCCCCAAACGGAACCAAGAGCATTGCTGTCAAAGACCAGAACGTCTGGACAGGGGGGCTGGACACCTGCCTGCGGTGCTGGGACCTGAGGACCCCCGGGGAGCCCCTGGAATACCAATTCGAGTCTCAG ATAATGAGCCTGTCCCCCAGTCCCCAGGAAGACTGGGTGCTGGTGGGCACAGCCAGTGGCCAGCAGTGGCTACAGCCCACCCGAGGGGGCCAGAAGCACATGGTGGGCTGTAAGGACGGCACCATCCTGGGTCTCAAGTTTTCCCCACTCG gccAGTGGTGGGTGAGCGTTGGGACGGATGACCTGGTCAGCATCTACGGCATGCCCGGGGGGACCGTGGTGTTCCAG GTGCCCGAGACCTCCTCCATCCTGTGCTGTGATGTGTCCCCCAACAACCGCCTGGTCGTCACGGGGTCGGAGGACCACGCCTTGGTGTACCAGATCACCTACTGA
- the TLE6 gene encoding transducin-like enhancer protein 6 isoform X6, with the protein MTFLEPTASWGSQRHQSLTKEQRSPWAPCLKMTSWGHPSPQKHPPGMMGPPGTLAPSELSCPAVLDQLRHEFPRFPPHLAAQVESVNLTPQKIRQGLQEHHKQMESFLRTVETGSQALGFQSAEASPEASLHPEAETPQPSGLQGPPFEDVLAARSSDWLRQPSRAGTGPPMPDMQSPWDPEPRFWQDVLTEQLWQIFTGTHKRDQRRRIPATERLPGLGSQDAGPQDSGLEPRSEDALVPSPSEPSPSSPEGSGEESAEPGLPGLDTEGTLSRRVAQAPAGRAYRFLKPVCWDPEDFEDTWKRPDALPWQSQKAAIPRRAEKLRTLKHGEPVLATAVSSCTRHAFTCGRGGVKVWSLVGGGLEDRHPETHLRVQTPQAYLRTCLLSPTSTTLLTGGHNLAGVSVWDLTAPSLRVSGELPCAGLTCQALASGPEATLAFAGFTDGTVRVWDLRDQSIVRDLPGPPNGTKSIAVKDQNVWTGGLDTCLRCWDLRTPGEPLEYQFESQRGPTHFTDEQTEAQRCEVAHQGQEARKLAGDNEPVPQSPGRLGAGGHSQWPAVATAHPRGPEAHGGL; encoded by the exons ATGACTTTCCTGGAGCCCACTGCTAGCTGGGGCAGCCAGAGGCACCAGAGTTTGACAAAGGAACAGAGG AGTCCTTGGGCCCCCTGCCTGAAAATGACCTCTTGGGGCCATCCTAGCCCCCAGAAGCACCCTCCAGGGATGATGGGGCCCCCAGGAACTCTG GCTCCTTCTGAACTGAGCTGTCCGGCCGTCCTGGATCAACTCCGGCACGAGTTCCCCAG GTTCCCCCCTCACCTGGCGGCGCAGGTGGAGAGCGTGAACTTGACG CCCCAGAAGATCCGGCAGGGTCTCCAGGAGCATCACAAGCAG ATGGAGAGCTTCCTGCGGACAGTGGAGACCgggagccaggccctgggcttcCAGTCTGCGGAG GCCAGCCCCGAGGCTTCCCTGCATCCAGAGGCCGAGACCCCACAGCCCTCCGGGCTCCAGGGGCCACCCTTCGAAGACGTCCTGGCCGCGAGGTCCTCAGACTGGCTGCGGCAGCCCTCCAGAGCAGGCACCGGGCCCCCCATGCCGGACATGCAGTCCCCCTGGGACCCCGAGCCCCGGTTTTGGCAGGACGTTCTGACTGAGCAGCTCTGGCAGATCTTTACGGGGACCCACAAGAGGGACCAGCGCCGCAGAA tcccAGCGACAGAGAGGTTGCCAGGCCTG GGGAGCCAGGACGCAGGACCACAGGACTCAGGACTGGAACCACGGAGCGAAGATGCTTTGG TGCCCAGCCCATCCgagccctcccccagctcccctgaGGGCTCCGGAGAAGAAAGCGCAGAGCCAGGCCTGCCAGGCCTGGACACTGAGGGGACGCTCTCCCGCCGCGTGGCCCAG GCGCCTGCTGGGAGAGCCTACCGGTTCCTGAAGCCCGT ATGCTGGGACCCTGAGGATTTCGAGGACACGTGGAAGAGACCAGATGCCTTGCCCTGGCAATCCCAGAAGGCAGCCATCCCGCGCAGAGCGGAGAAGTTGCGGACGCTAAAGCACGGGGAGCCGGTGCTCGCCACGGCCGTCAGCAGCTGCACACGACACGCGTTCACCTGCGGCCGCGGCGGCGTCAAAGTGTGGAGCCTGGTGGGCGGGGGGCTGGAGGACCGGCACCCTGAGACCCACCTGCGTGTACAG ACCCCCCAGGCCTACCTGCGCACCTGCCTGCTGTCACCGACCAGCACGACCCTGCTGACGGGCGGCCACAACCTGGCCGGCGTGAGTGTGTGGGACCTGACCGCGCCCTCCCTGCGTGTGAGCGGCGAGCTGCCCTGCGCAGGCCTCACCTGCCAGGCCCTGGCCTCCGGCCCCGAGGCCACCCTGGCCTTCGCGGGCTTCACCGACGGCACAGTCAGGGTCTGGGACTTGCGAGACCAGAGCATTGTCAG GGACCTGCCGGGGCCCCCAAACGGAACCAAGAGCATTGCTGTCAAAGACCAGAACGTCTGGACAGGGGGGCTGGACACCTGCCTGCGGTGCTGGGACCTGAGGACCCCCGGGGAGCCCCTGGAATACCAATTCGAGTCTCAG AGAGGACcaacccactttacagatgagcagactgaggcccagaggtgtGAAGTTGCTCATCAGGGCCAGGAAGCCAGGAAGCTGGCCGGAG ATAATGAGCCTGTCCCCCAGTCCCCAGGAAGACTGGGTGCTGGTGGGCACAGCCAGTGGCCAGCAGTGGCTACAGCCCACCCGAGGGGGCCAGAAGCACATGGTGGGCTGTAA
- the TLE6 gene encoding transducin-like enhancer protein 6 isoform X1: MTFLEPTASWGSQRHQSLTKEQRSPWAPCLKMTSWGHPSPQKHPPGMMGPPGTLAPSELSCPAVLDQLRHEFPRFPPHLAAQVESVNLTPQKIRQGLQEHHKQMESFLRTVETGSQALGFQSAEASPEASLHPEAETPQPSGLQGPPFEDVLAARSSDWLRQPSRAGTGPPMPDMQSPWDPEPRFWQDVLTEQLWQIFTGTHKRDQRRRIPATERLPGLGSQDAGPQDSGLEPRSEDALVPSPSEPSPSSPEGSGEESAEPGLPGLDTEGTLSRRVAQAPAGRAYRFLKPVCWDPEDFEDTWKRPDALPWQSQKAAIPRRAEKLRTLKHGEPVLATAVSSCTRHAFTCGRGGVKVWSLVGGGLEDRHPETHLRVQVGEGLALGQSSWEPGEPRPPQRTVTCPRAAPDPPGLPAHLPAVTDQHDPADGRPQPGRRECVGPDRALPACERRAALRRPHLPGPGLRPRGHPGLRGLHRRHSQGLGLARPEHCQGPAGAPKRNQEHCCQRPERLDRGAGHLPAVLGPEDPRGAPGIPIRVSGREDQPTLQMSRLRPRGVKLLIRARKPGSWPEIMSLSPSPQEDWVLVGTASGQQWLQPTRGGQKHMVGCKDGTILGLKFSPLGQWWVSVGTDDLVSIYGMPGGTVVFQVPETSSILCCDVSPNNRLVVTGSEDHALVYQITY; encoded by the exons ATGACTTTCCTGGAGCCCACTGCTAGCTGGGGCAGCCAGAGGCACCAGAGTTTGACAAAGGAACAGAGG AGTCCTTGGGCCCCCTGCCTGAAAATGACCTCTTGGGGCCATCCTAGCCCCCAGAAGCACCCTCCAGGGATGATGGGGCCCCCAGGAACTCTG GCTCCTTCTGAACTGAGCTGTCCGGCCGTCCTGGATCAACTCCGGCACGAGTTCCCCAG GTTCCCCCCTCACCTGGCGGCGCAGGTGGAGAGCGTGAACTTGACG CCCCAGAAGATCCGGCAGGGTCTCCAGGAGCATCACAAGCAG ATGGAGAGCTTCCTGCGGACAGTGGAGACCgggagccaggccctgggcttcCAGTCTGCGGAG GCCAGCCCCGAGGCTTCCCTGCATCCAGAGGCCGAGACCCCACAGCCCTCCGGGCTCCAGGGGCCACCCTTCGAAGACGTCCTGGCCGCGAGGTCCTCAGACTGGCTGCGGCAGCCCTCCAGAGCAGGCACCGGGCCCCCCATGCCGGACATGCAGTCCCCCTGGGACCCCGAGCCCCGGTTTTGGCAGGACGTTCTGACTGAGCAGCTCTGGCAGATCTTTACGGGGACCCACAAGAGGGACCAGCGCCGCAGAA tcccAGCGACAGAGAGGTTGCCAGGCCTG GGGAGCCAGGACGCAGGACCACAGGACTCAGGACTGGAACCACGGAGCGAAGATGCTTTGG TGCCCAGCCCATCCgagccctcccccagctcccctgaGGGCTCCGGAGAAGAAAGCGCAGAGCCAGGCCTGCCAGGCCTGGACACTGAGGGGACGCTCTCCCGCCGCGTGGCCCAG GCGCCTGCTGGGAGAGCCTACCGGTTCCTGAAGCCCGT ATGCTGGGACCCTGAGGATTTCGAGGACACGTGGAAGAGACCAGATGCCTTGCCCTGGCAATCCCAGAAGGCAGCCATCCCGCGCAGAGCGGAGAAGTTGCGGACGCTAAAGCACGGGGAGCCGGTGCTCGCCACGGCCGTCAGCAGCTGCACACGACACGCGTTCACCTGCGGCCGCGGCGGCGTCAAAGTGTGGAGCCTGGTGGGCGGGGGGCTGGAGGACCGGCACCCTGAGACCCACCTGCGTGTACAGgtaggggaggggctggctctggGGCAGAGCTCGTGGGAGCCGGGAGAGCCCCGGCCACCGCAGAGGACGGTCACGTGCCCCCGTGCCGCCCCAGACCCCCCAGGCCTACCTGCGCACCTGCCTGCTGTCACCGACCAGCACGACCCTGCTGACGGGCGGCCACAACCTGGCCGGCGTGAGTGTGTGGGACCTGACCGCGCCCTCCCTGCGTGTGAGCGGCGAGCTGCCCTGCGCAGGCCTCACCTGCCAGGCCCTGGCCTCCGGCCCCGAGGCCACCCTGGCCTTCGCGGGCTTCACCGACGGCACAGTCAGGGTCTGGGACTTGCGAGACCAGAGCATTGTCAG GGACCTGCCGGGGCCCCCAAACGGAACCAAGAGCATTGCTGTCAAAGACCAGAACGTCTGGACAGGGGGGCTGGACACCTGCCTGCGGTGCTGGGACCTGAGGACCCCCGGGGAGCCCCTGGAATACCAATTCGAGTCTCAG GCAGAGAGGACcaacccactttacagatgagcagactgaggcccagaggtgtGAAGTTGCTCATCAGGGCCAGGAAGCCAGGAAGCTGGCCGGAG ATAATGAGCCTGTCCCCCAGTCCCCAGGAAGACTGGGTGCTGGTGGGCACAGCCAGTGGCCAGCAGTGGCTACAGCCCACCCGAGGGGGCCAGAAGCACATGGTGGGCTGTAAGGACGGCACCATCCTGGGTCTCAAGTTTTCCCCACTCG gccAGTGGTGGGTGAGCGTTGGGACGGATGACCTGGTCAGCATCTACGGCATGCCCGGGGGGACCGTGGTGTTCCAG GTGCCCGAGACCTCCTCCATCCTGTGCTGTGATGTGTCCCCCAACAACCGCCTGGTCGTCACGGGGTCGGAGGACCACGCCTTGGTGTACCAGATCACCTACTGA
- the TLE6 gene encoding transducin-like enhancer protein 6 isoform X3: MTFLEPTASWGSQRHQSLTKEQRSPWAPCLKMTSWGHPSPQKHPPGMMGPPGTLAPSELSCPAVLDQLRHEFPRFPPHLAAQVESVNLTPQKIRQGLQEHHKQMESFLRTVETGSQALGFQSAEASPEASLHPEAETPQPSGLQGPPFEDVLAARSSDWLRQPSRAGTGPPMPDMQSPWDPEPRFWQDVLTEQLWQIFTGTHKRDQRRRIPATERLPGLGSQDAGPQDSGLEPRSEDALVPSPSEPSPSSPEGSGEESAEPGLPGLDTEGTLSRRVAQAPAGRAYRFLKPVCWDPEDFEDTWKRPDALPWQSQKAAIPRRAEKLRTLKHGEPVLATAVSSCTRHAFTCGRGGVKVWSLVGGGLEDRHPETHLRVQTPQAYLRTCLLSPTSTTLLTGGHNLAGVSVWDLTAPSLRVSGELPCAGLTCQALASGPEATLAFAGFTDGTVRVWDLRDQSIVRDLPGPPNGTKSIAVKDQNVWTGGLDTCLRCWDLRTPGEPLEYQFESQMSRLRPRGVKLLIRARKPGSWPEIMSLSPSPQEDWVLVGTASGQQWLQPTRGGQKHMVGCKDGTILGLKFSPLGQWWVSVGTDDLVSIYGMPGGTVVFQVPETSSILCCDVSPNNRLVVTGSEDHALVYQITY, encoded by the exons ATGACTTTCCTGGAGCCCACTGCTAGCTGGGGCAGCCAGAGGCACCAGAGTTTGACAAAGGAACAGAGG AGTCCTTGGGCCCCCTGCCTGAAAATGACCTCTTGGGGCCATCCTAGCCCCCAGAAGCACCCTCCAGGGATGATGGGGCCCCCAGGAACTCTG GCTCCTTCTGAACTGAGCTGTCCGGCCGTCCTGGATCAACTCCGGCACGAGTTCCCCAG GTTCCCCCCTCACCTGGCGGCGCAGGTGGAGAGCGTGAACTTGACG CCCCAGAAGATCCGGCAGGGTCTCCAGGAGCATCACAAGCAG ATGGAGAGCTTCCTGCGGACAGTGGAGACCgggagccaggccctgggcttcCAGTCTGCGGAG GCCAGCCCCGAGGCTTCCCTGCATCCAGAGGCCGAGACCCCACAGCCCTCCGGGCTCCAGGGGCCACCCTTCGAAGACGTCCTGGCCGCGAGGTCCTCAGACTGGCTGCGGCAGCCCTCCAGAGCAGGCACCGGGCCCCCCATGCCGGACATGCAGTCCCCCTGGGACCCCGAGCCCCGGTTTTGGCAGGACGTTCTGACTGAGCAGCTCTGGCAGATCTTTACGGGGACCCACAAGAGGGACCAGCGCCGCAGAA tcccAGCGACAGAGAGGTTGCCAGGCCTG GGGAGCCAGGACGCAGGACCACAGGACTCAGGACTGGAACCACGGAGCGAAGATGCTTTGG TGCCCAGCCCATCCgagccctcccccagctcccctgaGGGCTCCGGAGAAGAAAGCGCAGAGCCAGGCCTGCCAGGCCTGGACACTGAGGGGACGCTCTCCCGCCGCGTGGCCCAG GCGCCTGCTGGGAGAGCCTACCGGTTCCTGAAGCCCGT ATGCTGGGACCCTGAGGATTTCGAGGACACGTGGAAGAGACCAGATGCCTTGCCCTGGCAATCCCAGAAGGCAGCCATCCCGCGCAGAGCGGAGAAGTTGCGGACGCTAAAGCACGGGGAGCCGGTGCTCGCCACGGCCGTCAGCAGCTGCACACGACACGCGTTCACCTGCGGCCGCGGCGGCGTCAAAGTGTGGAGCCTGGTGGGCGGGGGGCTGGAGGACCGGCACCCTGAGACCCACCTGCGTGTACAG ACCCCCCAGGCCTACCTGCGCACCTGCCTGCTGTCACCGACCAGCACGACCCTGCTGACGGGCGGCCACAACCTGGCCGGCGTGAGTGTGTGGGACCTGACCGCGCCCTCCCTGCGTGTGAGCGGCGAGCTGCCCTGCGCAGGCCTCACCTGCCAGGCCCTGGCCTCCGGCCCCGAGGCCACCCTGGCCTTCGCGGGCTTCACCGACGGCACAGTCAGGGTCTGGGACTTGCGAGACCAGAGCATTGTCAG GGACCTGCCGGGGCCCCCAAACGGAACCAAGAGCATTGCTGTCAAAGACCAGAACGTCTGGACAGGGGGGCTGGACACCTGCCTGCGGTGCTGGGACCTGAGGACCCCCGGGGAGCCCCTGGAATACCAATTCGAGTCTCAG atgagcagactgaggcccagaggtgtGAAGTTGCTCATCAGGGCCAGGAAGCCAGGAAGCTGGCCGGAG ATAATGAGCCTGTCCCCCAGTCCCCAGGAAGACTGGGTGCTGGTGGGCACAGCCAGTGGCCAGCAGTGGCTACAGCCCACCCGAGGGGGCCAGAAGCACATGGTGGGCTGTAAGGACGGCACCATCCTGGGTCTCAAGTTTTCCCCACTCG gccAGTGGTGGGTGAGCGTTGGGACGGATGACCTGGTCAGCATCTACGGCATGCCCGGGGGGACCGTGGTGTTCCAG GTGCCCGAGACCTCCTCCATCCTGTGCTGTGATGTGTCCCCCAACAACCGCCTGGTCGTCACGGGGTCGGAGGACCACGCCTTGGTGTACCAGATCACCTACTGA
- the TLE6 gene encoding transducin-like enhancer protein 6 isoform X2, with translation MTSWGHPSPQKHPPGMMGPPGTLAPSELSCPAVLDQLRHEFPRFPPHLAAQVESVNLTPQKIRQGLQEHHKQMESFLRTVETGSQALGFQSAEASPEASLHPEAETPQPSGLQGPPFEDVLAARSSDWLRQPSRAGTGPPMPDMQSPWDPEPRFWQDVLTEQLWQIFTGTHKRDQRRRIPATERLPGLGSQDAGPQDSGLEPRSEDALVPSPSEPSPSSPEGSGEESAEPGLPGLDTEGTLSRRVAQAPAGRAYRFLKPVCWDPEDFEDTWKRPDALPWQSQKAAIPRRAEKLRTLKHGEPVLATAVSSCTRHAFTCGRGGVKVWSLVGGGLEDRHPETHLRVQVGEGLALGQSSWEPGEPRPPQRTVTCPRAAPDPPGLPAHLPAVTDQHDPADGRPQPGRRECVGPDRALPACERRAALRRPHLPGPGLRPRGHPGLRGLHRRHSQGLGLARPEHCQGPAGAPKRNQEHCCQRPERLDRGAGHLPAVLGPEDPRGAPGIPIRVSGREDQPTLQMSRLRPRGVKLLIRARKPGSWPEIMSLSPSPQEDWVLVGTASGQQWLQPTRGGQKHMVGCKDGTILGLKFSPLGQWWVSVGTDDLVSIYGMPGGTVVFQVPETSSILCCDVSPNNRLVVTGSEDHALVYQITY, from the exons ATGACCTCTTGGGGCCATCCTAGCCCCCAGAAGCACCCTCCAGGGATGATGGGGCCCCCAGGAACTCTG GCTCCTTCTGAACTGAGCTGTCCGGCCGTCCTGGATCAACTCCGGCACGAGTTCCCCAG GTTCCCCCCTCACCTGGCGGCGCAGGTGGAGAGCGTGAACTTGACG CCCCAGAAGATCCGGCAGGGTCTCCAGGAGCATCACAAGCAG ATGGAGAGCTTCCTGCGGACAGTGGAGACCgggagccaggccctgggcttcCAGTCTGCGGAG GCCAGCCCCGAGGCTTCCCTGCATCCAGAGGCCGAGACCCCACAGCCCTCCGGGCTCCAGGGGCCACCCTTCGAAGACGTCCTGGCCGCGAGGTCCTCAGACTGGCTGCGGCAGCCCTCCAGAGCAGGCACCGGGCCCCCCATGCCGGACATGCAGTCCCCCTGGGACCCCGAGCCCCGGTTTTGGCAGGACGTTCTGACTGAGCAGCTCTGGCAGATCTTTACGGGGACCCACAAGAGGGACCAGCGCCGCAGAA tcccAGCGACAGAGAGGTTGCCAGGCCTG GGGAGCCAGGACGCAGGACCACAGGACTCAGGACTGGAACCACGGAGCGAAGATGCTTTGG TGCCCAGCCCATCCgagccctcccccagctcccctgaGGGCTCCGGAGAAGAAAGCGCAGAGCCAGGCCTGCCAGGCCTGGACACTGAGGGGACGCTCTCCCGCCGCGTGGCCCAG GCGCCTGCTGGGAGAGCCTACCGGTTCCTGAAGCCCGT ATGCTGGGACCCTGAGGATTTCGAGGACACGTGGAAGAGACCAGATGCCTTGCCCTGGCAATCCCAGAAGGCAGCCATCCCGCGCAGAGCGGAGAAGTTGCGGACGCTAAAGCACGGGGAGCCGGTGCTCGCCACGGCCGTCAGCAGCTGCACACGACACGCGTTCACCTGCGGCCGCGGCGGCGTCAAAGTGTGGAGCCTGGTGGGCGGGGGGCTGGAGGACCGGCACCCTGAGACCCACCTGCGTGTACAGgtaggggaggggctggctctggGGCAGAGCTCGTGGGAGCCGGGAGAGCCCCGGCCACCGCAGAGGACGGTCACGTGCCCCCGTGCCGCCCCAGACCCCCCAGGCCTACCTGCGCACCTGCCTGCTGTCACCGACCAGCACGACCCTGCTGACGGGCGGCCACAACCTGGCCGGCGTGAGTGTGTGGGACCTGACCGCGCCCTCCCTGCGTGTGAGCGGCGAGCTGCCCTGCGCAGGCCTCACCTGCCAGGCCCTGGCCTCCGGCCCCGAGGCCACCCTGGCCTTCGCGGGCTTCACCGACGGCACAGTCAGGGTCTGGGACTTGCGAGACCAGAGCATTGTCAG GGACCTGCCGGGGCCCCCAAACGGAACCAAGAGCATTGCTGTCAAAGACCAGAACGTCTGGACAGGGGGGCTGGACACCTGCCTGCGGTGCTGGGACCTGAGGACCCCCGGGGAGCCCCTGGAATACCAATTCGAGTCTCAG GCAGAGAGGACcaacccactttacagatgagcagactgaggcccagaggtgtGAAGTTGCTCATCAGGGCCAGGAAGCCAGGAAGCTGGCCGGAG ATAATGAGCCTGTCCCCCAGTCCCCAGGAAGACTGGGTGCTGGTGGGCACAGCCAGTGGCCAGCAGTGGCTACAGCCCACCCGAGGGGGCCAGAAGCACATGGTGGGCTGTAAGGACGGCACCATCCTGGGTCTCAAGTTTTCCCCACTCG gccAGTGGTGGGTGAGCGTTGGGACGGATGACCTGGTCAGCATCTACGGCATGCCCGGGGGGACCGTGGTGTTCCAG GTGCCCGAGACCTCCTCCATCCTGTGCTGTGATGTGTCCCCCAACAACCGCCTGGTCGTCACGGGGTCGGAGGACCACGCCTTGGTGTACCAGATCACCTACTGA